In Thiovibrio frasassiensis, one DNA window encodes the following:
- a CDS encoding IscA/HesB family protein, with protein MLEVTQSAITNLKEHLAKNNLDSAIRVVMQSGCAGVSLGLGLDEKKDSDRVFEEGGITFLVDGGMFAATGAIKVDFVKASSGCGCGGGGGFAVSSEKKLDGGGCGGGSCSSGSCAC; from the coding sequence ATGCTTGAAGTAACCCAATCGGCGATCACCAATCTCAAGGAACATCTGGCAAAAAACAATCTCGACTCGGCCATCCGGGTGGTCATGCAGAGCGGCTGCGCCGGGGTAAGCCTGGGTCTTGGCCTGGATGAAAAAAAGGACTCCGACCGGGTGTTTGAGGAAGGCGGCATCACCTTTCTCGTGGATGGCGGGATGTTTGCCGCCACCGGCGCCATCAAGGTCGATTTCGTCAAAGCCTCCTCGGGTTGCGGCTGCGGCGGCGGGGGCGGTTTCGCGGTGAGTTCGGAGAAGAAACTGGACGGTGGCGGCTGCGGCGGGGGCTCCTGCTCCAGCGGTTCCTGCGCTTGCTGA
- a CDS encoding hydrogenase iron-sulfur subunit, producing the protein MSDVYQPKILGFLCNWCCYTAADSAGVGRYQYPPNLRVIRIMCSGRLDPSFPLEGLAGGADAIFVGGCHPGECHYQDGNYHALVSGALVHEALARLGVSRERLLIEWASAAEGPNFVKIITRFTEQAAKLGPLGSSEGLDPLILRGKLTLAAEAARDRKLRTGLLNASREMMKTGDFGREAIAGLVAEKCDKALNELFV; encoded by the coding sequence ATGAGTGATGTTTACCAACCGAAGATTTTAGGTTTTCTCTGCAACTGGTGCTGCTACACCGCCGCCGATTCGGCCGGGGTCGGGCGCTATCAGTATCCTCCCAACCTGCGGGTCATCCGGATCATGTGTTCCGGCAGGCTCGATCCCTCCTTTCCCCTGGAAGGATTGGCCGGCGGCGCCGACGCCATCTTCGTCGGCGGCTGCCATCCCGGCGAGTGCCATTATCAGGACGGCAACTACCACGCCCTGGTCTCCGGGGCTCTGGTGCATGAGGCGTTGGCCCGGCTGGGAGTGAGCCGGGAGCGCTTGCTCATCGAATGGGCTTCGGCGGCCGAGGGGCCGAACTTCGTCAAGATCATCACCCGCTTCACCGAACAGGCGGCGAAACTCGGGCCTCTCGGCAGCAGCGAGGGGCTTGATCCCCTCATCCTGCGGGGCAAGCTCACTCTGGCGGCGGAAGCGGCCAGGGATCGTAAGCTGAGGACCGGCCTGCTCAACGCCTCCCGCGAGATGATGAAAACGGGCGATTTCGGGCGCGAGGCCATTGCCGGGCTGGTGGCGGAAAAATGCGATAAGGCTCTCAACGAGCTGTTTGTCTGA